A genomic stretch from Nocardia wallacei includes:
- a CDS encoding DoxX family membrane protein, with protein sequence MTDKPNQTPESNEPPDKAAHETASHAATSPFDNPTGEFPPVRPESGKQVPRTDDELGLEPEVPAAGAAGAAGPGESDEPTYAFATIPPAPAATAENGRKRRRDTRRGTLDLGLLGLRLILGLTFLYHGVQKLAGWFHGPGLDGTRHMLEQGGWKHIELSTAMLTISEVGGGALVLLGLATPPAAGALLASIADAWLWKQGMDPGFQYKTTELEAILAGLAAALILTGPGRLSFDRNRGWSTRPAWGSFVVLVLAIAAAVGGWLVLHGGNPFVGTID encoded by the coding sequence GTGACCGACAAGCCGAACCAGACACCGGAGTCGAACGAGCCGCCGGACAAGGCAGCGCACGAGACGGCCAGTCACGCGGCCACCAGCCCTTTCGACAACCCGACCGGTGAATTTCCGCCGGTCCGACCGGAATCGGGGAAGCAGGTCCCGCGCACCGACGACGAACTGGGTCTCGAGCCCGAGGTCCCGGCCGCCGGTGCGGCGGGCGCCGCTGGGCCCGGCGAGTCGGACGAGCCCACCTACGCGTTCGCCACCATCCCGCCCGCCCCGGCGGCCACGGCCGAGAACGGCCGCAAGCGCCGCCGCGACACCCGCCGCGGCACACTGGATCTGGGCCTTCTCGGCCTGCGTCTGATCCTCGGCCTCACCTTCCTCTATCACGGCGTGCAGAAGCTGGCGGGCTGGTTCCACGGCCCGGGTCTGGACGGCACCCGGCACATGCTGGAGCAGGGCGGCTGGAAGCACATCGAGCTGTCCACCGCGATGCTCACCATCTCCGAGGTCGGCGGCGGCGCGCTGGTGCTGCTGGGCCTGGCCACCCCGCCGGCGGCCGGTGCGCTGCTGGCCTCGATCGCCGACGCCTGGCTGTGGAAGCAGGGCATGGACCCCGGATTCCAGTACAAGACAACGGAGTTGGAGGCGATCCTCGCGGGCTTGGCCGCAGCGCTGATCCTCACCGGTCCCGGCCGCCTGTCGTTCGACCGCAACCGAGGCTGGTCCACCCGCCCGGCCTGGGGCTCGTTCGTGGTCCTCGTCCTCGCCATCGCCGCGGCCGTCGGCGGCTGGCTCGTGCTGCACGGCGGCAACCCTTTCGTCGGCACCATCGACTGA
- a CDS encoding FtsX-like permease family protein — protein sequence MIGAGWDRLRLFNIGELLIHRGRTLMSMAVMAVSAALLVAVLSIAGSVTGSVDKLTHALGGKAQLEISGITESGFDQQLLPELRAVPGVEAAVPMLRTRVGNHGDRTLLVGADASVAALGSDLDGPMRGDAAKLLSVPNGVLVGAALGHAEGERFRLGSATVTVAGVLDEAASKDLNGGHIVVATLPVAQQLVNRVGMLDSVQIVPRPDTDVGQLRSDLTAVVNGRAVVADPSLRTAQAGGAIQLVRYSTTMASAAALIVSGFLIYNAMSMAVAQRRPMLSLLRAIGGRRGPMVRDLVAEAALLGVVGGAIGAVIGMFAGRTAIDKIPSAMVAAVESRTEYMVPWYAIPVAIAACVLASVAAASIAARQIYKVEPIEALAPVGVSKSDLVPPLLRWLAGLTGVGMIVAAVFVAEAKLGRLSLAAISLSIAGAVGLCFAASGPIIRLAAGIARLFGAPGALGATTIERAPRRVWATTMTVMIGVTATVAMGGASRNLVDSAAASFQDLADRDAYVSPSALAEFPTGPLLPTDLRERIRAVPGVENVGAAQMAFATLGRDRVMLQAYENGVRSSLIGELDPAVPKQMASGEGVVLSRDVAKSLGVHQGSVLDMPTPTGIHNVRVLQVIPYFSAVSGIVLLDIDIMRQWYERPGETILGVDFAPGADEAAVLAALRRVAGPDLAVDTGQEAVAAVSQGVQQGTSLSSSILWIVVLVSTAALLNTLMLSVLERRRELGVLRAMGTSRRFLLRTVITEAIGIGMAGAAIGLVTGAAVQYLATLAMGQAMTIDVVYRPSPILLVYGAAALILALLGAIPPAFRAARMPIVEAIAAD from the coding sequence GTGATCGGTGCGGGCTGGGATCGGCTGCGGCTGTTCAACATCGGCGAACTTCTGATCCACCGCGGCCGCACCCTGATGTCGATGGCGGTCATGGCGGTTTCGGCCGCGCTGCTGGTCGCCGTGCTGAGCATCGCCGGCTCGGTCACCGGCTCGGTGGACAAGCTCACCCACGCCCTCGGCGGCAAGGCGCAACTGGAGATCTCCGGCATCACCGAATCCGGCTTCGATCAGCAACTGCTGCCGGAGCTGCGGGCCGTGCCCGGCGTCGAGGCGGCCGTCCCGATGCTGCGCACCCGGGTGGGCAACCACGGCGACCGGACGCTGCTGGTCGGCGCCGACGCCAGTGTGGCGGCGCTGGGCAGCGACCTGGACGGCCCGATGCGCGGGGATGCGGCGAAGCTGCTGTCGGTTCCTAACGGCGTCCTGGTCGGCGCGGCTCTCGGACATGCCGAGGGCGAACGATTCCGGCTCGGCTCGGCCACCGTCACGGTCGCGGGCGTGCTCGACGAGGCCGCCTCGAAGGACCTCAACGGCGGGCATATCGTCGTCGCCACCCTGCCGGTGGCACAGCAACTGGTGAACCGCGTCGGCATGCTGGACTCCGTCCAAATCGTCCCGAGGCCGGATACCGATGTCGGACAACTACGTTCGGACCTGACCGCGGTGGTGAACGGGCGAGCGGTGGTGGCCGACCCGAGCCTGCGGACGGCGCAGGCCGGAGGCGCCATTCAGCTGGTCCGCTACTCGACAACGATGGCATCCGCCGCCGCGTTGATCGTCTCGGGGTTCCTCATCTACAACGCGATGAGCATGGCCGTGGCGCAACGGCGTCCGATGCTCTCGCTGTTGCGCGCGATAGGTGGCCGGCGCGGGCCCATGGTGCGCGACCTGGTCGCCGAGGCCGCCCTGCTGGGCGTGGTGGGCGGCGCCATCGGCGCGGTGATCGGAATGTTCGCGGGGCGCACCGCGATCGACAAGATCCCGTCGGCGATGGTGGCCGCGGTGGAGTCGCGCACCGAGTACATGGTGCCGTGGTACGCGATTCCGGTCGCGATCGCCGCCTGCGTCCTCGCGAGTGTGGCGGCCGCCTCGATCGCCGCCCGGCAGATCTACAAGGTCGAGCCGATCGAGGCGCTGGCTCCGGTCGGGGTGTCGAAATCCGATCTGGTGCCCCCGCTACTGCGGTGGCTGGCCGGGCTCACCGGCGTGGGGATGATCGTCGCGGCGGTATTCGTCGCCGAGGCGAAGCTGGGCCGGTTGTCCCTGGCGGCCATCTCGCTGTCGATCGCGGGAGCGGTGGGGCTGTGCTTCGCGGCGTCCGGGCCGATCATCCGGTTGGCCGCGGGAATCGCGCGACTGTTCGGCGCCCCGGGCGCCCTGGGCGCGACCACCATCGAGCGTGCCCCGCGCCGGGTCTGGGCGACCACCATGACGGTCATGATCGGCGTCACGGCGACGGTCGCGATGGGCGGCGCATCGCGCAACCTGGTCGATTCGGCGGCGGCGTCGTTCCAGGACCTCGCCGACCGCGACGCCTACGTGAGCCCGTCGGCGCTGGCCGAATTCCCCACGGGCCCATTGCTTCCGACCGACCTGCGGGAGCGGATCCGCGCGGTGCCCGGAGTGGAGAACGTCGGCGCCGCCCAGATGGCCTTCGCCACGCTCGGCCGCGACCGGGTGATGCTGCAGGCCTACGAGAACGGGGTGCGCTCCTCCCTGATCGGCGAGCTGGACCCGGCTGTGCCGAAGCAGATGGCGTCCGGCGAGGGTGTGGTGCTGTCGCGAGACGTCGCCAAATCACTGGGCGTCCACCAGGGCTCGGTGCTGGACATGCCGACTCCCACCGGCATCCACAACGTCCGGGTGCTCCAGGTGATCCCGTACTTCTCGGCCGTCTCCGGCATCGTGCTGCTGGACATCGACATCATGCGGCAGTGGTACGAACGGCCCGGCGAGACGATCCTCGGCGTCGATTTCGCCCCCGGCGCCGACGAGGCCGCGGTGCTGGCCGCTCTGCGCCGGGTCGCCGGGCCCGACCTGGCCGTCGACACCGGCCAGGAGGCGGTGGCCGCGGTTTCCCAAGGCGTGCAACAGGGAACGTCGTTGTCCAGTTCGATTCTCTGGATCGTGGTTTTGGTATCCACCGCGGCGTTGCTCAACACACTGATGCTGTCGGTGCTGGAACGCCGTCGCGAACTCGGCGTGCTGCGCGCGATGGGCACCAGCCGTCGCTTTCTGTTGCGCACCGTGATCACCGAGGCCATCGGCATCGGAATGGCCGGTGCCGCAATCGGATTGGTCACCGGTGCCGCCGTGCAATACCTCGCCACGCTCGCGATGGGCCAGGCCATGACCATCGACGTGGTCTACCGGCCGAGCCCGATCCTGTTGGTCTACGGTGCCGCCGCGCTGATCCTGGCCCTGCTGGGTGCCATCCCACCGGCCTTCCGCGCGGCCCGGATGCCGATCGTCGAGGCCATCGCCGCCGACTGA
- a CDS encoding glycosyltransferase, protein MRVVLSTYGSRGDVEPMVALAIRLREIGAEVRLCAPPDFAGRLAEVGVPMIPVGPSVRRMLAGGDQSPEELLDRAAELIAAQFDTVATAAEGCDVLMAAGQFPAAAAAHSVAEKLGIRYVYASFQQLTLPSPHRPPPYPGWRFPPETGNRALWDLDARNIDALFGPALNTHRAAAGLAPLRDIRDHTFTDRPLLATDPVLDPWQEPADLDVVQTGAWLLPDPRPLPAEVTAFLDAGAPPVYVGFGSMPMAASDITRLTVEAIRAQGRRVIVSHGWAEPAPADESEDCLTIGDVNHQELFDRVAAVVHHGGAGTTMAAARAGTPQVVIPQLADQPYWARRVAELRIGAAFGPGSAPSPESLSAAFEIALAPAARGRATTLAGSLRTGGTAVAAAMLVAQEQAPNGG, encoded by the coding sequence GTGCGTGTGGTGTTGTCGACGTACGGGTCGCGCGGGGACGTCGAGCCGATGGTCGCGTTGGCGATCCGGTTACGGGAGATCGGCGCCGAGGTGCGGCTGTGCGCGCCGCCGGACTTCGCGGGACGGCTGGCGGAGGTCGGGGTGCCGATGATCCCGGTCGGCCCGTCGGTCCGGCGGATGCTGGCGGGCGGTGACCAATCGCCGGAGGAACTGCTCGACCGCGCGGCGGAGTTGATCGCGGCGCAGTTCGACACCGTCGCCACGGCGGCCGAGGGATGTGATGTGCTGATGGCGGCCGGGCAGTTCCCGGCCGCGGCCGCGGCCCACTCCGTGGCCGAGAAATTGGGAATTCGCTACGTATACGCCAGTTTTCAGCAACTCACCCTGCCCTCGCCACATCGCCCGCCGCCCTACCCTGGTTGGCGGTTCCCCCCGGAGACCGGCAACCGCGCGCTCTGGGACCTGGATGCCCGGAACATCGATGCGCTGTTCGGCCCGGCGCTCAACACCCATCGGGCAGCGGCTGGTCTCGCACCGCTGCGCGATATCCGCGACCACACCTTCACCGATCGGCCGTTGCTCGCGACAGACCCGGTGCTGGATCCGTGGCAGGAGCCGGCCGACCTCGACGTGGTGCAGACCGGCGCGTGGCTGCTGCCCGACCCGCGTCCACTGCCCGCCGAGGTGACGGCGTTTCTGGACGCCGGCGCACCACCGGTGTACGTGGGTTTCGGCAGCATGCCGATGGCCGCCTCGGACATCACGCGGCTGACCGTCGAGGCGATCCGGGCGCAGGGCCGCCGGGTGATCGTCTCCCACGGCTGGGCCGAGCCGGCACCGGCCGACGAATCGGAGGACTGCCTCACCATCGGCGACGTGAATCACCAGGAGCTGTTCGACCGAGTTGCGGCCGTCGTGCATCACGGGGGTGCGGGCACGACGATGGCGGCCGCCCGCGCCGGCACGCCGCAGGTGGTGATACCGCAGCTGGCCGACCAACCGTATTGGGCACGCCGGGTGGCCGAGCTGCGGATCGGCGCGGCCTTCGGTCCGGGGTCGGCTCCCAGCCCCGAATCCCTTTCCGCCGCATTCGAGATCGCGCTCGCTCCGGCGGCCCGAGGCCGCGCCACCACCCTGGCCGGGTCGCTCCGCACGGGCGGGACGGCCGTGGCGGCGGCCATGCTGGTCGCGCAGGAGCAAGCGCCGAACGGCGGATAG
- a CDS encoding ABC transporter ATP-binding protein: MPACVAPRRSTTERATAVLELTDVTKEYLVGKQQVRALDGVSLRIEAGEFTAIIGPSGSGKSTLLHLLGALDTPSSGSIRFRGEEIGTLDDNRQSEFRRHRVGFVFQFFNLLPTMSAWENVAIPKLLDGTGLRRARPRALELLDLVGLGDRAEHRPAELSGGQMQRVAVARALIMDPPLILADEPTGNLDSKTGAAILELLGEITGTGNSVVMVTHDMGAVQYCDRVVTLRDGRIGSNDKVERGHASVAEIEKAVRA, translated from the coding sequence ATGCCGGCGTGCGTAGCACCGCGCCGAAGTACGACAGAGAGGGCGACCGCCGTGTTGGAACTGACCGATGTCACCAAGGAGTATCTGGTCGGAAAGCAGCAGGTGCGTGCGTTGGACGGCGTGAGCCTGCGCATCGAGGCAGGTGAGTTCACCGCGATAATCGGCCCGTCCGGCTCCGGCAAGAGCACCCTGCTGCACCTGCTGGGCGCGCTGGATACGCCCAGCTCGGGCTCGATCCGGTTCCGCGGTGAGGAGATCGGCACACTGGACGACAACCGCCAGTCCGAATTCCGGCGTCATCGCGTGGGTTTCGTGTTCCAGTTCTTCAACCTGCTGCCGACGATGTCGGCGTGGGAGAACGTCGCGATCCCGAAACTGCTCGACGGCACCGGGTTACGCCGCGCCAGGCCACGCGCGCTGGAGCTGTTGGATCTGGTCGGCCTCGGTGACCGCGCCGAGCACCGCCCGGCCGAGCTGTCCGGCGGCCAGATGCAGCGCGTGGCCGTGGCCAGGGCGCTGATCATGGACCCGCCGTTGATCCTGGCCGACGAGCCCACGGGCAACCTGGATTCCAAGACCGGCGCGGCGATCCTCGAACTGCTCGGCGAGATCACCGGCACCGGCAATTCGGTCGTGATGGTGACTCACGACATGGGCGCTGTGCAGTACTGCGACCGGGTGGTCACGCTGCGCGACGGCCGAATCGGCTCGAACGACAAGGTCGAGCGCGGGCACGCGAGCGTCGCCGAGATCGAGAAGGCGGTGCGCGCGTGA
- a CDS encoding PQQ-dependent sugar dehydrogenase, translating to MSVVVAGRVALSLAVTAGLLAGCARFDESASDPFTPAPTIRPEGVEPTTPQPPSTKKRPPGPCEDPDSSVVASCINESTGVLAMPDGTTGVVAERATGMIFMIDTQDPGPWPYYLKQMAQVDVDASGDGGLLDITLSPTYGEDKLIYAYITTGSDNRVVRIGADGTAKPILTGIPKSDSGNRGSIEFIAADKMLVLTGDAGNPGAAADQGSLAGKLLRLTNPAPGSSAPEVLASGIGTAGGVCPDVEGNIWFTDRTAVADRLQRLDPNGAITTAWNWPDHPGVAGCVAGDDFVAVAMSEAKGLAMAKVEKDSHAITSAPALMYQDKWGRLNDAAPGPNGLIWASTANKVGGQPTPTDDRVVVISPSGGGGGTPD from the coding sequence ATGAGTGTGGTTGTCGCCGGCCGTGTCGCGTTGAGCTTGGCCGTCACCGCCGGTCTGCTGGCCGGTTGTGCGCGCTTCGACGAATCCGCGTCGGATCCGTTCACCCCCGCACCGACCATCCGGCCCGAAGGCGTCGAGCCGACCACTCCGCAACCGCCGAGCACCAAGAAGCGGCCGCCCGGGCCGTGCGAGGACCCCGACTCGAGCGTCGTCGCCAGCTGCATCAACGAATCCACGGGCGTGCTCGCCATGCCGGACGGCACCACCGGCGTCGTCGCCGAGCGCGCCACCGGCATGATCTTCATGATCGACACGCAGGATCCCGGGCCGTGGCCGTACTACCTGAAGCAGATGGCGCAGGTAGATGTGGACGCCTCGGGTGACGGCGGCCTGCTCGACATCACCCTCTCGCCCACCTACGGCGAGGACAAGCTGATCTACGCCTACATCACCACCGGCAGCGACAACCGCGTGGTGCGTATCGGCGCGGACGGCACCGCCAAGCCGATCCTCACCGGAATTCCCAAGAGTGACAGCGGGAATCGCGGTTCGATCGAGTTCATCGCGGCCGACAAGATGCTGGTGCTGACCGGTGACGCGGGCAACCCCGGCGCCGCGGCCGACCAGGGTTCGCTGGCCGGGAAACTGCTGCGGCTCACCAACCCCGCGCCGGGCAGCAGCGCGCCCGAGGTGCTGGCGTCCGGGATCGGCACGGCCGGCGGCGTGTGCCCCGACGTCGAGGGCAACATCTGGTTCACCGACCGCACTGCCGTCGCCGACCGCCTGCAGCGCCTGGATCCGAACGGCGCCATCACCACCGCCTGGAACTGGCCGGATCACCCCGGCGTCGCCGGCTGCGTGGCGGGCGACGACTTCGTTGCCGTCGCCATGTCCGAGGCGAAGGGCCTGGCGATGGCCAAGGTGGAGAAGGACTCACACGCCATCACCTCCGCCCCGGCGCTGATGTACCAGGACAAGTGGGGCCGCCTGAACGACGCCGCCCCCGGCCCGAACGGCCTGATCTGGGCCAGCACCGCCAACAAGGTCGGCGGTCAGCCCACCCCGACCGACGACCGCGTGGTCGTCATCTCGCCGTCGGGTGGCGGCGGCGGCACGCCGGACTGA
- the gatB gene encoding Asp-tRNA(Asn)/Glu-tRNA(Gln) amidotransferase subunit GatB: protein MTAPTVDLMDYADVVDRYEPVLGMEVHVELGTETKMFCGCPTTFGAEPNTQVCPVCLGLPGSLPVVNQKAVESAIRIGLALNCSITPWGRFARKNYFYPDQPKNYQISQYDEPIATNGHLEVPLDDGTTFRVEIERAHMEEDTGKSVHVGGATGRIHGASHSLLDYNRAGVPLIEIVTKPITGAGDRAPEVARAYVTALRDLLKSLGVSDVKMEQGSLRCDANVSLMPKGATVFGTRTETKNVNSLRSVEVAVRYEMRRQAAVLASGGTVIQETRHFHETDGSTSSGRVKETAEDYRYFPEPDLEPVAPDAAWVDELRATIPEYPWLRRARIQAEWGLSDEVFRDLINAGALDLIIATVDAGTSVDAARSWWVNTLTERAKEREVTLEELPITPKQVAEVVALVDAKTINSKVARQVVDFVLAGEGDPGQIVEAKGLGMVSDDSALQAEVDKALAANPDIADKIRSGKVQAAGKIVGDVMKATRGQADAARVRELVLAACGAA from the coding sequence ATGACTGCACCCACGGTGGACTTGATGGACTATGCCGACGTCGTCGACCGGTACGAGCCGGTGCTGGGCATGGAGGTCCACGTCGAACTGGGCACCGAGACGAAGATGTTCTGCGGGTGCCCGACGACCTTCGGCGCGGAGCCGAACACCCAGGTGTGCCCGGTGTGCCTGGGCCTGCCGGGCTCACTGCCGGTGGTGAACCAGAAGGCCGTCGAGTCGGCCATCCGCATCGGCCTCGCGCTCAACTGCTCGATCACCCCGTGGGGCCGGTTCGCCCGCAAGAACTACTTCTACCCGGACCAGCCGAAGAACTACCAGATCAGCCAGTACGACGAGCCGATCGCCACCAACGGCCACCTCGAGGTGCCGCTGGACGACGGCACCACCTTCCGGGTGGAGATCGAGCGCGCCCACATGGAGGAGGACACCGGCAAGTCGGTGCACGTGGGCGGCGCCACCGGCCGCATCCACGGCGCCAGCCACTCGCTGCTGGACTACAACCGCGCCGGCGTGCCGCTGATCGAGATCGTCACCAAGCCCATCACCGGCGCCGGCGACCGGGCGCCCGAGGTGGCCCGCGCTTACGTCACCGCGCTGCGCGATCTGCTGAAGTCGCTCGGAGTGTCCGACGTGAAGATGGAGCAGGGCTCGCTGCGCTGCGACGCCAATGTCTCGCTGATGCCCAAGGGCGCCACCGTCTTCGGCACCCGCACCGAGACCAAGAACGTCAACTCGCTGCGCAGCGTCGAGGTGGCGGTGCGCTACGAGATGCGCCGCCAAGCCGCGGTGCTCGCCTCCGGCGGCACCGTGATCCAGGAGACCAGGCACTTCCACGAGACCGACGGCAGCACCTCGTCGGGCCGCGTCAAGGAGACCGCCGAGGACTACCGCTACTTCCCCGAACCCGACCTCGAGCCCGTCGCGCCCGACGCCGCCTGGGTGGACGAGCTGCGCGCCACCATCCCGGAGTACCCGTGGCTGCGCCGCGCCCGCATCCAGGCCGAGTGGGGCCTGTCGGACGAGGTGTTCCGCGACCTGATCAACGCCGGAGCGCTCGATCTGATCATCGCCACCGTCGACGCGGGCACCTCCGTCGACGCCGCCCGCTCCTGGTGGGTCAACACCCTGACCGAGCGGGCCAAGGAGCGCGAGGTCACCCTGGAGGAGCTGCCGATCACCCCGAAGCAGGTCGCCGAGGTGGTGGCGCTGGTGGACGCCAAGACCATCAACAGCAAGGTCGCCCGCCAGGTCGTCGACTTCGTGCTGGCGGGCGAGGGCGATCCGGGCCAGATCGTCGAGGCCAAGGGCCTGGGCATGGTGTCCGACGACTCGGCCCTGCAGGCGGAGGTGGACAAGGCGCTCGCCGCCAACCCCGACATCGCCGACAAGATCCGCTCCGGCAAGGTGCAGGCGGCCGGCAAGATCGTCGGCGACGTCATGAAGGCCACCCGCGGCCAGGCCGACGCCGCCCGCGTCCGCGAACTGGTACTCGCCGCCTGCGGCGCCGCCTGA
- a CDS encoding response regulator codes for MTTGADTAGSAVEAEADTITVLVVDDQELVRGGLRRILRRRDGFAVTECSDGDEVPSAVAAQRPDVVLMDLRMKRVGGIDATRLLRAREGAPPVLVLTTFDDEQLLSGALRAGAAGFLLKDSPAEDLIRAVRTVAAGGSWLDPSVTGRVLSAYRSVRPAPAKAQNRLAELTAREFEVLRLIGRGQVNSEIADELGISEVTVKSHVGHIFGKLGLRDRAAAIVYAFDHGVVAPGESAV; via the coding sequence GTGACAACGGGAGCGGATACCGCGGGCAGCGCGGTGGAGGCGGAGGCCGACACCATCACGGTCCTCGTCGTCGACGATCAGGAACTGGTGCGCGGCGGACTGCGCCGCATCCTGCGCCGCCGCGACGGCTTCGCCGTCACCGAATGCTCCGACGGCGACGAGGTGCCCTCGGCGGTGGCAGCCCAGCGCCCCGACGTGGTGCTGATGGATCTGCGAATGAAACGGGTCGGCGGCATCGACGCCACCCGCCTGCTCCGCGCCCGCGAGGGCGCGCCCCCGGTCCTGGTGCTCACCACCTTCGACGACGAGCAGCTACTGTCGGGCGCACTGCGGGCGGGCGCGGCCGGGTTCCTGCTGAAGGACTCCCCCGCCGAAGACCTCATCCGCGCGGTCCGCACGGTCGCCGCGGGCGGGTCCTGGCTCGACCCGTCGGTCACCGGTCGCGTGCTCTCGGCGTATCGATCGGTGCGTCCCGCCCCGGCGAAAGCGCAGAACCGCCTCGCCGAGTTGACCGCTCGCGAGTTCGAGGTGCTCCGGCTGATAGGTCGCGGTCAGGTCAACTCCGAAATCGCAGACGAGCTCGGTATCTCGGAGGTGACCGTAAAGAGCCACGTAGGGCACATTTTCGGCAAGCTCGGGTTAAGGGATCGGGCCGCCGCTATCGTGTACGCGTTTGACCACGGCGTGGTCGCACCCGGAGAATCGGCAGTCTGA
- a CDS encoding histidine kinase, whose product MAVTDATGRGDRAPGQGETGPTGTAAQARLSGRISARFREFLHDPVNSVRRKIEDSSYDYPASVVYTADGAMIITAIAAAALRHDYFATTLPFVAVAILVLCYPIIFLFDLEPHPVVLAGSAMTAAAIFLAQPVSPDCAPLVLTVVVGEVAAIAPKKISIAATLAAMLQLVVFAAMGNVDGGLPMYLVGVVLGWMVGLMLQFQRRFLYQERENQEIRAIRAADEERRRIAREVHDVIAHSLSVTMLHLTAARHALQTDRDVDEAVDALTDAERLGRQAMSDIRRTVGLLDQRPSSSTPEPGLDDIDGLVTDFVRAGLPVDCTITGDTAAVSATTGLALYRISQESLANVAKHAPGAEVVLRIEVTEAAVTATVINTLPGWTVHRGGGMGISGMRQRATLLGGSLTAGPHDGNTWQVRAHIPLGAGKPTGGCVVTGTEDPLRVVRDAFVSMTRKMQEGT is encoded by the coding sequence ATGGCTGTGACCGACGCCACCGGGCGGGGCGACAGGGCCCCCGGGCAAGGCGAGACCGGGCCGACCGGTACCGCCGCCCAGGCGCGGCTGTCCGGCCGGATCAGCGCCCGGTTCCGCGAATTCCTGCACGACCCGGTGAATTCGGTCCGTCGCAAAATCGAGGACAGCAGCTACGATTACCCGGCCTCGGTCGTCTACACCGCCGACGGCGCGATGATCATCACCGCGATCGCCGCGGCCGCGCTACGTCACGACTACTTCGCCACGACGCTGCCGTTCGTCGCGGTGGCGATCCTGGTGTTGTGCTACCCGATCATCTTCCTGTTCGACCTGGAGCCGCACCCCGTCGTACTGGCCGGATCGGCCATGACGGCCGCGGCGATCTTCCTGGCGCAGCCGGTATCCCCCGACTGCGCGCCTCTGGTGCTGACGGTGGTCGTGGGCGAGGTCGCGGCCATCGCCCCGAAGAAGATAAGCATCGCGGCCACCCTCGCCGCCATGCTCCAACTCGTCGTCTTCGCCGCGATGGGCAATGTGGACGGCGGGCTGCCGATGTATCTGGTCGGCGTCGTACTGGGCTGGATGGTCGGACTGATGCTGCAGTTCCAGCGCCGATTCCTCTACCAGGAGAGGGAGAATCAGGAGATCCGCGCGATCCGCGCCGCCGACGAGGAGCGCCGCCGCATCGCCCGGGAGGTGCACGACGTGATCGCGCACTCGCTCAGCGTCACCATGCTGCACCTGACCGCCGCCCGCCACGCTCTGCAGACCGACCGCGACGTGGACGAGGCGGTGGACGCGCTCACCGACGCCGAACGCCTCGGCCGCCAGGCCATGTCCGACATCCGCCGCACGGTCGGCCTGCTCGATCAGCGCCCGTCCAGCAGCACACCCGAGCCGGGGCTCGACGACATCGACGGTCTGGTAACGGATTTCGTGCGCGCGGGCCTTCCGGTCGACTGCACGATCACCGGCGACACCGCCGCGGTCTCGGCGACCACGGGCCTGGCGCTGTACCGGATCAGCCAGGAGTCGCTGGCCAATGTCGCGAAACACGCGCCCGGCGCGGAGGTAGTCCTCCGCATCGAGGTGACGGAGGCAGCGGTGACAGCCACGGTGATCAACACCCTGCCCGGCTGGACCGTGCATCGCGGCGGCGGCATGGGCATCTCCGGCATGCGCCAGCGAGCCACCCTGCTGGGCGGCTCGCTGACCGCGGGCCCGCACGACGGCAACACCTGGCAGGTGCGCGCCCACATCCCGCTCGGGGCCGGCAAGCCGACGGGCGGTTGCGTGGTCACCGGCACGGAGGATCCGCTGCGGGTGGTGCGCGATGCCTTCGTTTCGATGACCAGGAAAATGCAGGAGGGCACGTGA